The following coding sequences are from one Electrophorus electricus isolate fEleEle1 chromosome 22, fEleEle1.pri, whole genome shotgun sequence window:
- the LOC113589311 gene encoding NACHT, LRR and PYD domains-containing protein 12-like isoform X2: MSLLSEDALGDSVDYEDKRHSNVPTKPEARGAEGAGPINEQARANSPVPSCVSMKSDWSMELPVAFKKENLVPEECDKLLEPDAPVPSYLSINSDHSMAIPLTLNDGVSPNAQSVWPETAALPAPSCLSTMTDQSMDPPNCFTELDCFTDQRDQTRKSGIQSDQSQEISETVRTFEERFLSFVKREMKRISQLLSPGYPGEVEASEEEEDSSEAREAALKIGLHVLQGMNEPELVGKVNMAKSIFIHQRKLKSSLKSKSQCIFEGIAKQGNPALLNKIYTELYITEGGSGMLNDEHEVRQIESEYRSLPGQETPIICNDIFKPLPGQEKNIRTVLTKGVAGIGKTVSAQKFILDWAEGQANQDVHFMFPLPFRELNLMGQQQYSLEGLLHCFFKDMQEVSLSILENTKVIFVFDGLDECRLPLDFKSNERCSDVTKATSVDVLLTNLILGNLLPSALIWITTRPAAANQLPAACVDQVTEVRGFNDPQKEEYFHKRITDRDLAGRIIQHVKSSRSLYIMCHIPVFCWISATVLERLLSEAEKHQVPKSLTEMYTHFLIFQTVRRNDKYTEGKDLNPCLTKENILSLGKLAFQQLSKGNLIFYEKDLMDCGIDVKEASVYSGLCTQIFREELAMWQRKVYCFVHLSFQEYLAALFAYMCWLSPNGDHQPDDINIRQLCLNSTVFDLHRSAVDLALHSERGHMDLFLRFLLGLSLESNQNLLHDLLTQDVNDEQSHQETVKYIKLKLGENLRPENSINLFHCLLELNDHSLVQEIQAYLSSKSLCPENLSPAQWSALVFVLMTSEEKMEVFDLRKYVKSNEGFKRLEPVAKASRTVILSSCNLTEAVCPNLALSLRSCATRELDLSFNSLNDRGVKLMCVGLRSSDCLLETLNLQFCEFRKDGCAALVSALQSNPSHLRELDLSHNLTGNQAIAGLLAILPDTRLETLRLSGCGVTREGCVFLASAIGSKPSCLKNLDLSDNKLGDLGVRVLPELLSHKNCQIEYLRLEKCNITWKSCKTLLHASSQESWSLRTLDLSDNDLQDSGVKQLAYELSTPCCKIQKLRLASCRFTMRGFSALASALRSNPTSLHELDLSSNFPDVSAMRQLLSALRKPNCALRTLRVDKCCLSSEVCGSMSTTLSQNATLRELSLNDNPLGDDGLKTLFAGLQSGLCNLKTLRRQL, encoded by the exons ATGAGCCTCCTTTCTGAAGACGCGTTGGGAGACTCTGTAGATTATGAAGATAAGCGTCACAGCAACGTGCCTACGAAGCCCGAGGCTCGTGGGGCTGAAGG AGCCGGTCCAATCAACGAGCAAGCAAGGGCAAACTCGCCTgtacccagctgtgtgtctatgaagagtgatTGGTCCATGGAACTTCCAGTCGcatttaagaaagaaaatctTGTCCCTGAGGAATG tgaCAAACTCCTGGAACCAGATGCTCCTGTGCCCAGCTATTTGTCCATAAACAGTGACCATTCAATGGCTATACCACTTACATTGAACGATGGAGTCTCGCCTAATGCGCAGAG TGTCTGGCCCGAGACAGCAGCTTTGCCTGCTCCAAGCTGTCTGTCTACGATGACCGACCAGTCCATGGACCCACCAAACTGTTTCACAGAGCTGGATTGCTTTACTGACCAGAG AGACCAGACAAGGAAATCAGGCATACAGTCTGATCAGAGCCAAGAGATCTCTGAAACAGTCAGG ACTTTTGAGGAGAGGTTTCTCAGCTTCGTGAAGCGTGAGATGAAAAGAATCAGCCAGCTTCTGAGTCCAGGTTATCCTGGAGAGGTGGAGGCTTccgaagaggaagaggacagcaGTGAGGCCCGAGAGGCAGCGCTTAAGATCGGCCTACATGTTTTACAGGGCATGAATGAGCCTGAGCTTGTTGGAAAAGTGAACATGG CGAAAAGCATATTTATACATCAGAGAAAACTCAAATCCAGTCTGAAGAGCAAGAGCCAGTGTATATTCGAAGGAATCGCTAAGCAAGGAAATCCGGCCCTTCTCAACAAGATTTACACAGAGCTCTATATCACGGAAGGCGGGAGCGGAATGCTCAACGACGAGCATGAAGTGAGGCAGATAGAGTCGGAATACAGAAGTCTGCCAGGACAAGAGACGCCAATCATATGCAATGACATATTTAAGCCATTACCGgggcaagaaaaaaacatcagaacaGTACTGACCAAAGGCGTAGCTGGTATCGGAAAAACGGTCTCTGCACAGAAGTTCATCCTGGATTGGGCTGAAGGGCAAGCCAATCAAGATGTCCATTTCATGTTCCCATTGCCTTTTCGGGAGCTAAATCTGATGGGCCAGCAACAGTATAGCCTGGAGGGACTTCTTCATTGCTTTTTCAAAGACATGCAAGAAgtcagcctctccatcctcgAAAATACAAAGGTTATTTTCGTCTTTGATGGCCTGGATGAATGTAGACTTCCTTTAGACTTCAAGAGCAATGAGAGGTGTTCGGACGTAACTAAGGCAACATCAGTGGACGTTCTCCTGACAAACCTCATCCTGGGGAACctgctcccctctgctctcatcTGGATTACGACCCGACCAGCGGCTGCTAACCAGCTGCCTGCTGCATGCGTTGACCAAGTAACAGAGGTGAGGGGGTTCAACGACccacagaaggaggagtactTCCACAAGCGAATCACTGACCGAGATCTTGCCGGCAGGATCATCCAGCATGTGAAGTCTTCCCGGAGCCTCTACATCATGTGTCACATACCCGTCTTCTGCTGGATCTCAGCCACCGTGCTTGAGAGGCTGCTGAGTGAAGCGGAAAAGCACCAGGTGCCCAAGTCTCTGACTGAGATGTACACGCATTTCTTGATCTTTCAGACAGTGCGACGGAACGACAAGTACACAGAAGGGAAGGACTTGAACCCTTGCTTGACTAAGGAAAACATTCTCTCCCTTGGAAAACTCGCTTTTCAGCAGCTAAGCAAAGGCAACCTGATCTTCTATGAAAAAGACTTGATGGACTGTGGCATTGACGTCAAAGAGGCATCAGTCTACTCTGGGCTGTGCACCCAGATCTTCAGAGAGGAGTTGGCAATGTGGCAAAGGAAGGTCTACTGCTTTGTGCACTTGAGTTTCCAGGAGTACCTTGCGGCTTTATTTGCATACATGTGCTGGCTGAGCCCGAACGGAGATCACCAACCTGACGATATTAACATTCGACAGCTTTGCCTAAACTCGACCGTATTCGATCTACACAGGAGTGCAGTGGATCTGGCTTTGCACTCAGAGCGTGGCCACATGGACCTCTTCCTCCGCTTCCTTCTTGGATTATCTCTTGAATCCAATCAGAATCTGCTGCACGATCTCCTGACGCAGGATGTGAACGATGAACAGAGCCACCAGGAGACGGTCAAGTACATAAAGCTCAAGCTTGGGGAGAACCTTAGGCCGGAGAACtccatcaatctgttccactgCCTGCTCGAGCTCAACGACCATTCTCTCGTGCAGGAGATTCAAGCTTACCTGAGCTCAAAGAGTCTGTGCCCAGAGAACCTCTCACCTGCACAGTGGTCAGCTCTCGTCTTTGTGTTGATGACCAGCGAGGAGAAGATGGAAGTGTTTGACCTGAGAAAATATGTGAAATCAAATGAAGGATTCAAGAGGCTGGAACCTGTAGCCAAAGCATCCAGAACTGTCAT ATTGTCCTCATGTAACCTTACTGAGGCGGTTTGTCCCAACCTGGCTCTTAGTTTAAGGTCTTGTGCTACTAGAGAACTAGATTTGAGTTTTAATAGCCTGAATGACAGAGGGGtgaagctgatgtgtgttggACTGAGGAGTTCAGACTGTCTATTGGAAACACTGAA TCTGCAATTTTGTGAATTCCGGAAGGACGGCTGTGCTGCCCTTGTTTCTGCGCTGCAGTCGAACCCATCACATTTGAGAGAGCTGGACCTGAGCCACAATCTGACTGGAAACCAGGCCATAGCTGGGCTGTTGGCAATCCTGCCCGACACTCGACTGGAAACGCTCAG GCTTTCAGGCTGTGGGGTCACAAGGGAAGGCTGTGTTTTTCTGGCCTCAGCGATAGGCTCCAAACCCTCTTGCCTTAAAAATCTGGATCTGAGCGACAACAAACTAGGAGACCTGGGAGTTCGAGTCCTTCCAGAATTGTTGAGTCATAAAAATTGTCAAATCGAATATCTGCG gctaGAGAAGTGTAACATAACTTGGAAAAGCTGCAAGACCCTACTCCATGCATCCAGCCAGGAGTCTTGGAGTCTCCGCACCCTGGACCTGAGTGACAATGACcttcaggattcaggagtgaaaCAGCTGGCTTACGAACTGAGTACGCCATGCTGCAAGATACAGAAATTAAG GCTGGCTAGTTGCAGATTCACTATGAGAGGATTCTCAGCACTGGCTTCTGCTCTCAGGTCGAACCCCACAAGCCTGCATGAGCTGGATCTGAGTAGCAATTTCCCTGATGTCTCTGCGATGCGTCAGCTATTGTCAGCACTAAGAAAGCCCAACTGCGCGCTTCGAACACTGCG TGTGGACAAATGTTGCCTCAGCTCAGAGGTGTGTGGCTCTATGTCCACAACGCTCAGCCAGAACGCCACCCTTAGAGAGCTGAGTCTGAATGACAACCCACTCGGAGACGATGGGTTGAAGACCCTCTTTGCCGGACTACAAAGTGGACTTTGTAACCTCAAGACTTTGAG AAGGCAGTTGTGA
- the LOC113589311 gene encoding NLR family CARD domain-containing protein 3-like isoform X3 translates to MSLLSEDALGDSVDYEDKRHSNVPTKPEARGAEGAGPINEQARANSPVPSCVSMKSDWSMELPVAFKKENLVPEECDKLLEPDAPVPSYLSINSDHSMAIPLTLNDGVSPNAQSVWPETAALPAPSCLSTMTDQSMDPPNCFTELDCFTDQRDQTRKSGIQSDQSQEISETVRTFEERFLSFVKREMKRISQLLSPGYPGEVEASEEEEDSSEAREAALKIGLHVLQGMNEPELVGKVNMAKSIFIHQRKLKSSLKSKSQCIFEGIAKQGNPALLNKIYTELYITEGGSGMLNDEHEVRQIESEYRSLPGQETPIICNDIFKPLPGQEKNIRTVLTKGVAGIGKTVSAQKFILDWAEGQANQDVHFMFPLPFRELNLMGQQQYSLEGLLHCFFKDMQEVSLSILENTKVIFVFDGLDECRLPLDFKSNERCSDVTKATSVDVLLTNLILGNLLPSALIWITTRPAAANQLPAACVDQVTEVRGFNDPQKEEYFHKRITDRDLAGRIIQHVKSSRSLYIMCHIPVFCWISATVLERLLSEAEKHQVPKSLTEMYTHFLIFQTVRRNDKYTEGKDLNPCLTKENILSLGKLAFQQLSKGNLIFYEKDLMDCGIDVKEASVYSGLCTQIFREELAMWQRKVYCFVHLSFQEYLAALFAYMCWLSPNGDHQPDDINIRQLCLNSTVFDLHRSAVDLALHSERGHMDLFLRFLLGLSLESNQNLLHDLLTQDVNDEQSHQETVKYIKLKLGENLRPENSINLFHCLLELNDHSLVQEIQAYLSSKSLCPENLSPAQWSALVFVLMTSEEKMEVFDLRKYVKSNEGFKRLEPVAKASRTVILSSCNLTEAVCPNLALSLRSCATRELDLSFNSLNDRGVKLMCVGLRSSDCLLETLNLQFCEFRKDGCAALVSALQSNPSHLRELDLSHNLTGNQAIAGLLAILPDTRLETLRLSGCGVTREGCVFLASAIGSKPSCLKNLDLSDNKLGDLGVRVLPELLSHKNCQIEYLRLEKCNITWKSCKTLLHASSQESWSLRTLDLSDNDLQDSGVKQLAYELSTPCCKIQKLRLASCRFTMRGFSALASALRSNPTSLHELDLSSNFPDVSAMRQLLSALRKPNCALRTLR, encoded by the exons ATGAGCCTCCTTTCTGAAGACGCGTTGGGAGACTCTGTAGATTATGAAGATAAGCGTCACAGCAACGTGCCTACGAAGCCCGAGGCTCGTGGGGCTGAAGG AGCCGGTCCAATCAACGAGCAAGCAAGGGCAAACTCGCCTgtacccagctgtgtgtctatgaagagtgatTGGTCCATGGAACTTCCAGTCGcatttaagaaagaaaatctTGTCCCTGAGGAATG tgaCAAACTCCTGGAACCAGATGCTCCTGTGCCCAGCTATTTGTCCATAAACAGTGACCATTCAATGGCTATACCACTTACATTGAACGATGGAGTCTCGCCTAATGCGCAGAG TGTCTGGCCCGAGACAGCAGCTTTGCCTGCTCCAAGCTGTCTGTCTACGATGACCGACCAGTCCATGGACCCACCAAACTGTTTCACAGAGCTGGATTGCTTTACTGACCAGAG AGACCAGACAAGGAAATCAGGCATACAGTCTGATCAGAGCCAAGAGATCTCTGAAACAGTCAGG ACTTTTGAGGAGAGGTTTCTCAGCTTCGTGAAGCGTGAGATGAAAAGAATCAGCCAGCTTCTGAGTCCAGGTTATCCTGGAGAGGTGGAGGCTTccgaagaggaagaggacagcaGTGAGGCCCGAGAGGCAGCGCTTAAGATCGGCCTACATGTTTTACAGGGCATGAATGAGCCTGAGCTTGTTGGAAAAGTGAACATGG CGAAAAGCATATTTATACATCAGAGAAAACTCAAATCCAGTCTGAAGAGCAAGAGCCAGTGTATATTCGAAGGAATCGCTAAGCAAGGAAATCCGGCCCTTCTCAACAAGATTTACACAGAGCTCTATATCACGGAAGGCGGGAGCGGAATGCTCAACGACGAGCATGAAGTGAGGCAGATAGAGTCGGAATACAGAAGTCTGCCAGGACAAGAGACGCCAATCATATGCAATGACATATTTAAGCCATTACCGgggcaagaaaaaaacatcagaacaGTACTGACCAAAGGCGTAGCTGGTATCGGAAAAACGGTCTCTGCACAGAAGTTCATCCTGGATTGGGCTGAAGGGCAAGCCAATCAAGATGTCCATTTCATGTTCCCATTGCCTTTTCGGGAGCTAAATCTGATGGGCCAGCAACAGTATAGCCTGGAGGGACTTCTTCATTGCTTTTTCAAAGACATGCAAGAAgtcagcctctccatcctcgAAAATACAAAGGTTATTTTCGTCTTTGATGGCCTGGATGAATGTAGACTTCCTTTAGACTTCAAGAGCAATGAGAGGTGTTCGGACGTAACTAAGGCAACATCAGTGGACGTTCTCCTGACAAACCTCATCCTGGGGAACctgctcccctctgctctcatcTGGATTACGACCCGACCAGCGGCTGCTAACCAGCTGCCTGCTGCATGCGTTGACCAAGTAACAGAGGTGAGGGGGTTCAACGACccacagaaggaggagtactTCCACAAGCGAATCACTGACCGAGATCTTGCCGGCAGGATCATCCAGCATGTGAAGTCTTCCCGGAGCCTCTACATCATGTGTCACATACCCGTCTTCTGCTGGATCTCAGCCACCGTGCTTGAGAGGCTGCTGAGTGAAGCGGAAAAGCACCAGGTGCCCAAGTCTCTGACTGAGATGTACACGCATTTCTTGATCTTTCAGACAGTGCGACGGAACGACAAGTACACAGAAGGGAAGGACTTGAACCCTTGCTTGACTAAGGAAAACATTCTCTCCCTTGGAAAACTCGCTTTTCAGCAGCTAAGCAAAGGCAACCTGATCTTCTATGAAAAAGACTTGATGGACTGTGGCATTGACGTCAAAGAGGCATCAGTCTACTCTGGGCTGTGCACCCAGATCTTCAGAGAGGAGTTGGCAATGTGGCAAAGGAAGGTCTACTGCTTTGTGCACTTGAGTTTCCAGGAGTACCTTGCGGCTTTATTTGCATACATGTGCTGGCTGAGCCCGAACGGAGATCACCAACCTGACGATATTAACATTCGACAGCTTTGCCTAAACTCGACCGTATTCGATCTACACAGGAGTGCAGTGGATCTGGCTTTGCACTCAGAGCGTGGCCACATGGACCTCTTCCTCCGCTTCCTTCTTGGATTATCTCTTGAATCCAATCAGAATCTGCTGCACGATCTCCTGACGCAGGATGTGAACGATGAACAGAGCCACCAGGAGACGGTCAAGTACATAAAGCTCAAGCTTGGGGAGAACCTTAGGCCGGAGAACtccatcaatctgttccactgCCTGCTCGAGCTCAACGACCATTCTCTCGTGCAGGAGATTCAAGCTTACCTGAGCTCAAAGAGTCTGTGCCCAGAGAACCTCTCACCTGCACAGTGGTCAGCTCTCGTCTTTGTGTTGATGACCAGCGAGGAGAAGATGGAAGTGTTTGACCTGAGAAAATATGTGAAATCAAATGAAGGATTCAAGAGGCTGGAACCTGTAGCCAAAGCATCCAGAACTGTCAT ATTGTCCTCATGTAACCTTACTGAGGCGGTTTGTCCCAACCTGGCTCTTAGTTTAAGGTCTTGTGCTACTAGAGAACTAGATTTGAGTTTTAATAGCCTGAATGACAGAGGGGtgaagctgatgtgtgttggACTGAGGAGTTCAGACTGTCTATTGGAAACACTGAA TCTGCAATTTTGTGAATTCCGGAAGGACGGCTGTGCTGCCCTTGTTTCTGCGCTGCAGTCGAACCCATCACATTTGAGAGAGCTGGACCTGAGCCACAATCTGACTGGAAACCAGGCCATAGCTGGGCTGTTGGCAATCCTGCCCGACACTCGACTGGAAACGCTCAG GCTTTCAGGCTGTGGGGTCACAAGGGAAGGCTGTGTTTTTCTGGCCTCAGCGATAGGCTCCAAACCCTCTTGCCTTAAAAATCTGGATCTGAGCGACAACAAACTAGGAGACCTGGGAGTTCGAGTCCTTCCAGAATTGTTGAGTCATAAAAATTGTCAAATCGAATATCTGCG gctaGAGAAGTGTAACATAACTTGGAAAAGCTGCAAGACCCTACTCCATGCATCCAGCCAGGAGTCTTGGAGTCTCCGCACCCTGGACCTGAGTGACAATGACcttcaggattcaggagtgaaaCAGCTGGCTTACGAACTGAGTACGCCATGCTGCAAGATACAGAAATTAAG GCTGGCTAGTTGCAGATTCACTATGAGAGGATTCTCAGCACTGGCTTCTGCTCTCAGGTCGAACCCCACAAGCCTGCATGAGCTGGATCTGAGTAGCAATTTCCCTGATGTCTCTGCGATGCGTCAGCTATTGTCAGCACTAAGAAAGCCCAACTGCGCGCTTCGAACACTGCG GTAG
- the LOC113589311 gene encoding NACHT, LRR and PYD domains-containing protein 3-like isoform X1: protein MSLLSEDALGDSVDYEDKRHSNVPTKPEARGAEGAGPINEQARANSPVPSCVSMKSDWSMELPVAFKKENLVPEECDKLLEPDAPVPSYLSINSDHSMAIPLTLNDGVSPNAQSVWPETAALPAPSCLSTMTDQSMDPPNCFTELDCFTDQRDQTRKSGIQSDQSQEISETVRTFEERFLSFVKREMKRISQLLSPGYPGEVEASEEEEDSSEAREAALKIGLHVLQGMNEPELVGKVNMAKSIFIHQRKLKSSLKSKSQCIFEGIAKQGNPALLNKIYTELYITEGGSGMLNDEHEVRQIESEYRSLPGQETPIICNDIFKPLPGQEKNIRTVLTKGVAGIGKTVSAQKFILDWAEGQANQDVHFMFPLPFRELNLMGQQQYSLEGLLHCFFKDMQEVSLSILENTKVIFVFDGLDECRLPLDFKSNERCSDVTKATSVDVLLTNLILGNLLPSALIWITTRPAAANQLPAACVDQVTEVRGFNDPQKEEYFHKRITDRDLAGRIIQHVKSSRSLYIMCHIPVFCWISATVLERLLSEAEKHQVPKSLTEMYTHFLIFQTVRRNDKYTEGKDLNPCLTKENILSLGKLAFQQLSKGNLIFYEKDLMDCGIDVKEASVYSGLCTQIFREELAMWQRKVYCFVHLSFQEYLAALFAYMCWLSPNGDHQPDDINIRQLCLNSTVFDLHRSAVDLALHSERGHMDLFLRFLLGLSLESNQNLLHDLLTQDVNDEQSHQETVKYIKLKLGENLRPENSINLFHCLLELNDHSLVQEIQAYLSSKSLCPENLSPAQWSALVFVLMTSEEKMEVFDLRKYVKSNEGFKRLEPVAKASRTVILSSCNLTEAVCPNLALSLRSCATRELDLSFNSLNDRGVKLMCVGLRSSDCLLETLNLQFCEFRKDGCAALVSALQSNPSHLRELDLSHNLTGNQAIAGLLAILPDTRLETLRLSGCGVTREGCVFLASAIGSKPSCLKNLDLSDNKLGDLGVRVLPELLSHKNCQIEYLRLEKCNITWKSCKTLLHASSQESWSLRTLDLSDNDLQDSGVKQLAYELSTPCCKIQKLRLASCRFTMRGFSALASALRSNPTSLHELDLSSNFPDVSAMRQLLSALRKPNCALRTLRVDKCCLSSEVCGSMSTTLSQNATLRELSLNDNPLGDDGLKTLFAGLQSGLCNLKTLRLSNCSLTEGSCEILASVLISNTIGLQELDLSRNAFSPDKSSFLCSISNMDLTL from the exons ATGAGCCTCCTTTCTGAAGACGCGTTGGGAGACTCTGTAGATTATGAAGATAAGCGTCACAGCAACGTGCCTACGAAGCCCGAGGCTCGTGGGGCTGAAGG AGCCGGTCCAATCAACGAGCAAGCAAGGGCAAACTCGCCTgtacccagctgtgtgtctatgaagagtgatTGGTCCATGGAACTTCCAGTCGcatttaagaaagaaaatctTGTCCCTGAGGAATG tgaCAAACTCCTGGAACCAGATGCTCCTGTGCCCAGCTATTTGTCCATAAACAGTGACCATTCAATGGCTATACCACTTACATTGAACGATGGAGTCTCGCCTAATGCGCAGAG TGTCTGGCCCGAGACAGCAGCTTTGCCTGCTCCAAGCTGTCTGTCTACGATGACCGACCAGTCCATGGACCCACCAAACTGTTTCACAGAGCTGGATTGCTTTACTGACCAGAG AGACCAGACAAGGAAATCAGGCATACAGTCTGATCAGAGCCAAGAGATCTCTGAAACAGTCAGG ACTTTTGAGGAGAGGTTTCTCAGCTTCGTGAAGCGTGAGATGAAAAGAATCAGCCAGCTTCTGAGTCCAGGTTATCCTGGAGAGGTGGAGGCTTccgaagaggaagaggacagcaGTGAGGCCCGAGAGGCAGCGCTTAAGATCGGCCTACATGTTTTACAGGGCATGAATGAGCCTGAGCTTGTTGGAAAAGTGAACATGG CGAAAAGCATATTTATACATCAGAGAAAACTCAAATCCAGTCTGAAGAGCAAGAGCCAGTGTATATTCGAAGGAATCGCTAAGCAAGGAAATCCGGCCCTTCTCAACAAGATTTACACAGAGCTCTATATCACGGAAGGCGGGAGCGGAATGCTCAACGACGAGCATGAAGTGAGGCAGATAGAGTCGGAATACAGAAGTCTGCCAGGACAAGAGACGCCAATCATATGCAATGACATATTTAAGCCATTACCGgggcaagaaaaaaacatcagaacaGTACTGACCAAAGGCGTAGCTGGTATCGGAAAAACGGTCTCTGCACAGAAGTTCATCCTGGATTGGGCTGAAGGGCAAGCCAATCAAGATGTCCATTTCATGTTCCCATTGCCTTTTCGGGAGCTAAATCTGATGGGCCAGCAACAGTATAGCCTGGAGGGACTTCTTCATTGCTTTTTCAAAGACATGCAAGAAgtcagcctctccatcctcgAAAATACAAAGGTTATTTTCGTCTTTGATGGCCTGGATGAATGTAGACTTCCTTTAGACTTCAAGAGCAATGAGAGGTGTTCGGACGTAACTAAGGCAACATCAGTGGACGTTCTCCTGACAAACCTCATCCTGGGGAACctgctcccctctgctctcatcTGGATTACGACCCGACCAGCGGCTGCTAACCAGCTGCCTGCTGCATGCGTTGACCAAGTAACAGAGGTGAGGGGGTTCAACGACccacagaaggaggagtactTCCACAAGCGAATCACTGACCGAGATCTTGCCGGCAGGATCATCCAGCATGTGAAGTCTTCCCGGAGCCTCTACATCATGTGTCACATACCCGTCTTCTGCTGGATCTCAGCCACCGTGCTTGAGAGGCTGCTGAGTGAAGCGGAAAAGCACCAGGTGCCCAAGTCTCTGACTGAGATGTACACGCATTTCTTGATCTTTCAGACAGTGCGACGGAACGACAAGTACACAGAAGGGAAGGACTTGAACCCTTGCTTGACTAAGGAAAACATTCTCTCCCTTGGAAAACTCGCTTTTCAGCAGCTAAGCAAAGGCAACCTGATCTTCTATGAAAAAGACTTGATGGACTGTGGCATTGACGTCAAAGAGGCATCAGTCTACTCTGGGCTGTGCACCCAGATCTTCAGAGAGGAGTTGGCAATGTGGCAAAGGAAGGTCTACTGCTTTGTGCACTTGAGTTTCCAGGAGTACCTTGCGGCTTTATTTGCATACATGTGCTGGCTGAGCCCGAACGGAGATCACCAACCTGACGATATTAACATTCGACAGCTTTGCCTAAACTCGACCGTATTCGATCTACACAGGAGTGCAGTGGATCTGGCTTTGCACTCAGAGCGTGGCCACATGGACCTCTTCCTCCGCTTCCTTCTTGGATTATCTCTTGAATCCAATCAGAATCTGCTGCACGATCTCCTGACGCAGGATGTGAACGATGAACAGAGCCACCAGGAGACGGTCAAGTACATAAAGCTCAAGCTTGGGGAGAACCTTAGGCCGGAGAACtccatcaatctgttccactgCCTGCTCGAGCTCAACGACCATTCTCTCGTGCAGGAGATTCAAGCTTACCTGAGCTCAAAGAGTCTGTGCCCAGAGAACCTCTCACCTGCACAGTGGTCAGCTCTCGTCTTTGTGTTGATGACCAGCGAGGAGAAGATGGAAGTGTTTGACCTGAGAAAATATGTGAAATCAAATGAAGGATTCAAGAGGCTGGAACCTGTAGCCAAAGCATCCAGAACTGTCAT ATTGTCCTCATGTAACCTTACTGAGGCGGTTTGTCCCAACCTGGCTCTTAGTTTAAGGTCTTGTGCTACTAGAGAACTAGATTTGAGTTTTAATAGCCTGAATGACAGAGGGGtgaagctgatgtgtgttggACTGAGGAGTTCAGACTGTCTATTGGAAACACTGAA TCTGCAATTTTGTGAATTCCGGAAGGACGGCTGTGCTGCCCTTGTTTCTGCGCTGCAGTCGAACCCATCACATTTGAGAGAGCTGGACCTGAGCCACAATCTGACTGGAAACCAGGCCATAGCTGGGCTGTTGGCAATCCTGCCCGACACTCGACTGGAAACGCTCAG GCTTTCAGGCTGTGGGGTCACAAGGGAAGGCTGTGTTTTTCTGGCCTCAGCGATAGGCTCCAAACCCTCTTGCCTTAAAAATCTGGATCTGAGCGACAACAAACTAGGAGACCTGGGAGTTCGAGTCCTTCCAGAATTGTTGAGTCATAAAAATTGTCAAATCGAATATCTGCG gctaGAGAAGTGTAACATAACTTGGAAAAGCTGCAAGACCCTACTCCATGCATCCAGCCAGGAGTCTTGGAGTCTCCGCACCCTGGACCTGAGTGACAATGACcttcaggattcaggagtgaaaCAGCTGGCTTACGAACTGAGTACGCCATGCTGCAAGATACAGAAATTAAG GCTGGCTAGTTGCAGATTCACTATGAGAGGATTCTCAGCACTGGCTTCTGCTCTCAGGTCGAACCCCACAAGCCTGCATGAGCTGGATCTGAGTAGCAATTTCCCTGATGTCTCTGCGATGCGTCAGCTATTGTCAGCACTAAGAAAGCCCAACTGCGCGCTTCGAACACTGCG TGTGGACAAATGTTGCCTCAGCTCAGAGGTGTGTGGCTCTATGTCCACAACGCTCAGCCAGAACGCCACCCTTAGAGAGCTGAGTCTGAATGACAACCCACTCGGAGACGATGGGTTGAAGACCCTCTTTGCCGGACTACAAAGTGGACTTTGTAACCTCAAGACTTTGAG ACTGTCTAACTGTTCCCTCACAGAAGGCAGTTGTGAAATCTTGGCGTCTGTGCTGATTTCGAACACCATTGGTCTCCAGGAGCTGGACCTGAGCAGAAATGCCTTCAGCCCGGACAAAAGCAGCTTCCTTTGCTCAATATCCAACATGGATCTCACGCTGTGA